The DNA sequence ccttctcaaataccttctcccttggagaatgactttttcattttatgaaaagaaggtaaatatggtgGTTATATGATTTTGCCTCTCTATTGATGGAGAGGTAtagatacctcttcaaaatgggaaaaggtataataccttctcaaatacctctccccttggagaatgatttttcatgaagaaaaggtaaatatggtagttatattagtttacctctccatttacctctccctttggagatgctcttataaatCAAGGCCTTTCTACCCTAATCTCCCACCGCCGCTCCCACAATTTCTTCACAAATCTTAAACGCTCCATCTGTGAAGAATACGACTCCCACAATTTCTTCACAAATCTTAAACGCTCCATCTGTGAAGAATACGACAGAGAAGAAAGAGAGCAGCGAAGAAGACGTACCATCCAACGCCTTCATCTCCATCCGACTCTAAATTCCGGTATATCCTCGATCACGAATCTCTTTGCAAAATCTCTGTTATTGCTAAACCAACTCATGAAAATGACCTCACACAACAGAAACTGAGAGCGCAAGGAACCGAAGCCGAAATCTCCTTAGTTCAAGCCAATTCGTTCACTATCTGTCATTGAAGGTATACACCTCTCCCATCCAATTCCAGTTTCATACTACTGCATCCATACACCCCATACTGCCGTTTTCCAAAATCTGTAATCAATCTACTAATCGAATGAATCGAAGCAAACTGAATTAAAGAATCAAACTTTAATTcaagaaatcaaattaagaACTTAtctgcgggttaatcgggacGAATTTGTGCGGTGTGTGTGTTCTTTGTTGAGTGTGCAAAGTTGGAgaatttgtgtgtgtgttctTTGTTTAAAGTTTTACAGTAGGGAGGAAGAGAGAGTCGCGATGGAGTTTGGGAAGGGAGTACTTGATTCCTTTATTATTTAATCcctttaatattttgaaatcttGCTTTTAAAATGGAATTGGGGGAGTATACGTGTGTATGCGTGTGTGTTGGGAAAGGGagttctttttatatattttttcacctTTATTCTTCAAATGGGTTATGTTTTAATAGATTTGGGGCTTGGGCTGTTTCTTTTCGAGTGGGCCGAGAATGATTGTTTCTGGCctgattttaattggaaaattCGTACTctgtttgataaaaataatcgaAGCCTTAGGATGCAAGcatcttattttatcttgattatttgtgttgatttatgtgttattttaaaattctaaaggTGATATCTAGCAAGGGAATCGCGATCGCAAGggaattaatataatttcggATTAAGCGAACGAGGTGGGCTCTCTTTTTAAACAAGGACAATGCCTAACTATTTTATCGATGGGAATGAAATGCGAAACTGTTTATCATgctgtattttgttttaacgTGCCTATCTGAAATGACTTTgccatttattattaaaatcaaattcggatccttgtagggccgcaaaccctacttgGATTAGTGTACACCTATGGTAGACCGTGTGTCAGCGTACGGGTCcatgggaaataacaaacaaaatgtaaagtttgtgattttttagaccaattttaaagttaatgggaaataccaaaatttgcTCAAAGTTaatggttttagagaccaatatccctttattttttcacatacAAAGATATTTGTTCATATTATGTCAAAACACATATTATAGATGTCAATAAGAAGATATTTGTAAGTCGACaaaatgtagttgacataTCACTACGAAGATATTTGTATGTCCAAAAAATTTAGTTGATGTACAAATATATGTTCGTGTTGACATCTATAACATGCATGTTGACATAGTTATTAGTTAGTATCAATCAACAAATAGTTATCAACTGATTATATCCCCTAAATCTTGCAAttagaaatattttggaaaGGTAAAAAGGAGTATGATAGTAGATTGAGTTTTGAGAAAAAAGCATTGAGTTTTGAGAAAAAAGCATGGCATTGAACCAACTTGGCTTGCAAATGCCTCCATTGTTTTGAGtatttaaatagtactccacccgtcccggataattcgtcccaattttccatttcggtctatcccacataatttgtcccatttctcttttttcatatttggtagtggactcatattccactaactcattcctactcacattttattataaaactaatatataaaagtatgacccacatacactaactttttcaactcacttttcattacaatttttaaaaccggtgcccggtcaaagtgggacgaattatctgggacggagggagtactaataattAGCCATGAGGAAGAAAAATTAAGGTTgatacaaataaaatgttagcATTTTTGAATTGAACCAACTTGTATTGTTTTGCAACTAAATTGAAAACGCAACTAACATAGttcattttgaatataaaGATAAAGGCGGTTCATGTTGGGCATTCTCAGCCGTGGGTGCAGTTGAAGCACTTCATCAGATCAAGACGGGATCTCTTGTGACCCTGTCCGGACAAGTACTTGGTGACTGGAACAAACACGAAAAACATGAGGGCGAGGGAGGATTCGTGGACTATGCTTTTGAGTACATTGTAAAGAATGGAATACACACCGAGAGAATACTATCCGTATCGAAGCTGTGTGCAAAAAAATGTGATGGAGAATTCAAGAATGATGaagtaaattttgttttaacaaTAATCTTTTTGTcccctttcttttttattataagtaCACATTTTTTATACCATCATGAAGCTAAAAGGACGTGTTGTAAGAATTGATCGTTGTGCTTATGTTCCCTCCAAAAACGAGAAGAAGCTACAACAGGCTGTTGTTAGTGTACATATTTGTACAGGCTGTTGAACTTTATTGGTTTAGAATTGATCTTCTAGTTTTTGTTGGATTAAGGAAATACCGCGGTGCGGTTAGATCTTTTCTGAAGCGTATTGCTGTTGTAACCACATAACCAAATACTTCTTTTCTTCTGTTTTAATGTTTAAGTCGAGATAGCGAAAACGAACAACGTGAACACATCTGCATTGACCAATTCCGAGATTCGTGATATTATTCTTGGAGCTGATATCGAAAAAGAACAACGTGAACACATCTGCATTGACCAATTCCGAGATTCGTGATATTATTCTTGGAGCTGATATTATGTACACGGATTGTCGACTGCAACAGATGTTTGATATTGTCCACTTTGGGTCAAGCCcgcacggatttgtttttgggtcactcccaAAAGGCCTGATTGGCATtggacatgaattatatacatCTTCCAACTTCCCTCAGACTCCCGACATGGGATGAGTTTGAACATAACACCAGATCTGCGCACACAACTTGCAGGTTACCTTTATGGTGTAAGTCCATCGGACAATCCCCAAGTCAAGGAAATCCGGTGTATTTCCATGATGCCACAGTGGGGTACCCACCAGCAAGTTCATCTACCATCAGCTCTACCAGAACATGATTTCTTGAATGACTTCGAGCCGTTAGGGTGGATGCACACTCAGCCGAACGAGCTTCCTCAGCTGTCACCACATGCTTATACTCGCTTCATCTTCACCACAATGAGGCCACCATCTACCTCAAGACAACCACCATACTggtcattttattaatttattcccattttaccattttgagGAAAAATCATCTCCACTTGGCGTTGAAGAAGTTGCATAATCCCTTTTCACGCATTTCATTCATGAATGATCTTGCTTTGTCAACCTCATTTTGCTTTAGCAGAATCTTGATGATGACATGGTAGGTCACACATTAGGTCCACAACCACGGTTCTCCATCTCTACAAGCAAGCGTTTTCCGATGAACTTTATTGACAAAATTAAACCATTTATTAAACTTTATTACTAGTTTACCTAGttggtcattttttttaaaaaaattccataaaatgatgatcaaaaaatgaagatcacaagtcaaaattttcttttattcaaatttcaaataagtgTGATTTTGATATAATTCAGCGAGAATTCGCCGAGATAGGAGGGTCCGTTCACGGAGAAACTCCGTCGAGCAACCAAATAACAAAGCCGGAAAAATAAAtagcagaaaagtaaaagatgaTAAAAGATTAATATTTCTTTCATGAATgattcaaaagataacaaaagcatcctatttataatactccatccgtccgccatcaggagtctcattccttagcggcacgggttttataaaatgttaagaaaaatgggtggaaaaggttagtggaataggagtctcacatgtatatattagttttaaatgaaatgtgaatggaATGGGTTAGGtgaaggtgggaccctattaccatttatggtaaaagtgaatcgaGACTGTTATTCGCGGAcgtactaaaatggaaaaacatgactcctattcgcggacggagggagtactacctAATACCCTAACTTAGTGATCAAGAAATAGGAAAGATATGctaaatcaataatatatgaaataatagAGATATGAGATATAATACTACCTAATACCCTAACTTAGTGATCAAGTGCAGCGGATGAGAATTGATCATGGGTCTTTAAGAAGACGTTGAGGAAATTTGATACGAGTATATCTACAGAATATTCCCATAtctccattatttatatattattgatttagCATATCTTACCTAATTATATATCACCATTCTATATAAGACAATTACAATTAACAAAAcggaagaaaaataattagtcGAATTTTAGTATTTCATATCATGACGTGGAGAATATAGAGATGTGTCAATTATTCAAGATCCAAAACAAAGCAACAATTATAGCGAAAACTATGATAGTGTTACCGTGAATATAGTAAATGGAAGGAAGAGAAGTTTAgagaaaatattgataaaattattctaATGATATTATTAACATTGTTCATGGGTATCTTTTTTGGGCTTGTCTAAGCACATATAGTACTTTCTATGGTAAAACCAAGGATTTGTAGATATAATGCCAATTACATCACTTGTGTTCTACAGAAAGCTACTTTACGAGTGTCGATCCCGGCGCAGCTGTGGCACCCTGCGCTCCATCTCAACGATACCCGACGACGTTGGGCCCCTCCCAGCTTCTGTGGATTGGCGGAAGAAAGGCGTATGTGAAGGTCTGACCGGTGGATGCTGAGCATACTCAGCCGTCGGTGCAGTTGAAGGCCTTCTTCACATTAAAACGGGATCTCTTGTGAGCCTTTCCGTACAACAACTTATTGACTACCAGAAACTCAGAATACCAGCGACTAATGGTCGGGGAGGACGTGCACAAATGGCTCTAGAGTACATTGCAAAGAAAGGAATTTACACTGAAGAGGATTATCCATATCGACTTTGTAATGAAGAATTCAACAACAAAGATAAAGTAgattcttttttctctttttttgtccatatttttttttactataatacATTTTTTGGTCTCTTTTTGAAGCTAAAAGAATGTCGTGTTGTAACGATTGATGGCTATATGCATGTACCATCCAACAACGAGAAGAAGCTACAACAGGCTATTGCGAAACAACCTATTTGAGCATGTGTATGTACAGACGATGATTTTGAAGAGTACACTAGGGTTAGTGATCAAAAcctctttttatatataatacttTCTTGttctatcatttttactaatatGTAAAAACGGTATATTCTCTAGCTTGTACTCATCCAATGTGAATCATGCTGTCTTGATTGTAGGTTATGGTACATCTGAAAATGGGACAGACTATTGGATATTAAAGAATTTGTGGGGAACGGACCAGGGACTAAATGGCTATATGCATATGTTACGAAATTCAGTGAAGCGCGAAGGCGTATGTAGGATCACCATGATGGCATGTTACCCTATTATAGGGAGCCCAACTCCATTCTGGTCTAATGTGATCCCTCCACGCATGCAGCATCGATGGGgtaattttttatgtcaaaccAAGGATCGGTTGATATAATGGGTCTTATCTTAGTCGGTCCTAGGCCTAAACCGAGCCACGGTTTAGAAAAAAAAGCCCATTTGGAGCCCACAGCAACGAATAAGTACAATTCAGACTTGCTTTGTTTCACTGGTGGGCAGGGCTTGGGCTGGCACATATCAAGTTAGTCCGACCCAATTCACAACTGTATAAAGAAGTTGCGATATATCAAACTCTATAgcttatttcataatttagcctagtcattcatcattcatgtCCCTTGTCtccatttttatgtttattcaCAAGtaatacaataataattttcatgtCAAATTTTGCATAACCCATCTATCCAAGCAGAATCACAACCTTATTAGGCCTACAAAGTTTTAAATCCACAACCTTTTGGAATAATTTAACGGCTTCCGCCGCCTTACCCTCTAAAAACAATCCTGTAATGAGAGAGCTGACTGAGACCTAGCCCTATTTTTCTCATAGCCCGAACGGGTTTGACAGCGCGAGAATCATGTAAAAgaacaaaatgaatataaattctGAGAGTTAGCAAATACAGAAATGCAGATAGAAAACCTCAACAACTAACCATTTAGCTCATCTAAATATAACAAgttttgaaaacaaataaactttCATGATATTCGCATGTTCAAGGCCAAAATCTAAACAATTCATGAATAAATACATCTAAGTTCAATAGGAGATACTCCCCTGTCCGCAACCAATCGAgccattttgccattttgaataaaaaccATCTCCACTTGGCGTTGAAGATGTTGCATAATAAGCTGAGAATCCCTTTTCACGCATTTCTTTCATGAATGATCTTGCTTCGTCAACCTCATTTTGCTGTAGCAGAATCTTAATGATGACAAGGTATGTCACACGATCAGGTCCACAACCACGGTTCTCCATCTCTACAAGCAAGCGTTTTACCTCCTCCAAACACCCTTCTCGACAAAATGAACCAACGATCATATTATATATGGAAACGTTAGGTTGCAAACCTTTCGAAGGAAGTTGATTGAAAAGATCTCTTGCATCATCATGTTTTCCACTTTTGCATAACCCATTAATGAGAGCACCGTACATGACTATGTCAGGGGTAAATCCTTCATCTTCAATCATGCGCAGCAATGAAAGAGCCTCGTCAATCTCCCCTTTCCTACACATCCCATCCAACAATGTAGTAAAAGTATGCATGTTAGGACGCACTTGTTGAGCTTTCATATCCTCGAAAAGTTTCAGGCCCTCAACAATTCTATCTTTACTAAATAATCCATGTATCATTGTAGTGTAAGTATGTGTATTATGCACCAAACCTTTACCCGGaatatcaagaaaaagaaGCCAAGCTTCATCCACACTTCCCTTCTTGCAATATCCATTCAATAAGCTGCTATAACTAACAATATTAGGCTTTAGGCCCATCTCTACCATGGAATCGAGCAATTGTTTTGCTGTATCAATTTCACCTTTCAAACAAAATCCCTCAATCAGTGTACTATAAGTGAAGACATTGGGAAAAATATTCTGCTGCGTCATAGTTTCCAACACATTCGCAGCCTCATCCATCTTTCCTTCCTTACAATATGCATCGATCAATATACTGAAAGTACGCACATTCAAAGATATCTTGGAATTGGCCATTTCATTCAATAAGTCTCCAACATCAGTATGCCTACCATTGTCAAACAGTCCCTTAATCATGGTATTATATGTGACAACATCGGGTAACATACCCTTGTTGGTCATCTTAAGCAGAAGTTCCAAAGCTTCATCTATTTGTCCACCCTTGCAGAACCCATTAATTAATGTGTTATAAGCGTTAATGTTGGGTCTCCACCCACAACTTTCTAATCTACGAACCCAATCATAAGCTTCAACGACCTTTCCAGTTTTGCATAACCCATCTATCAAGTGCAGAATCATAACACCATTAGGCTCGCAAACTTTTAAATCTAGAACCTTTTGGAACAATTTCACAGCTTCCGCCTCCTTGCCCTCTAAAAACAACCTTCTAATGAGAGGGTTGATTGTCGCAGCATCTGGTTCGTATCCACTCTTAAAAAACAAGGCCACGATAGCAAAACCAGAGTTTATGTCTTTCAAGTGACAGCAACAGTTAACCGCAATATTCATAGTGTAACGATTAACAGGGAAACCCTTCTGAAGCATTTCATCGAACACATTGAGGGCAAAGGAATACTGCTCAATCTTTACACAGACACTCATAAATTTGTTGTACACTAGAATAGAAGGCTCAGGCCGCATACTCTTCATCTCTCCAAACAATTTAATAGCATCATCTAATTCTTTAACACTACTGAAATCTATTGTGCGCCGCTTAGGTTGGAAAGCCTTGgttgagaagagagagaatggaggAGAGAGAATACCCGATTTATGAGACCGTCGATTGATAAATCCTCTTCCATGAACGAGCTCGATTGCAGAAACAGCAGCCCTTCTGCTCATCTTCCTTACTCGGCGGGTGAAGATAGAGATCCTGAAGGAATCAATCAATTGGCGAAGAATAATTCTATTTTGGAAGGAAAACAGAGGAAACAATTATCCGTAGCACTCCGTTTATATATatcccaactaaattgagtcgTATACCGTATTCATTTCgtaaaattccaaatatgttaaggcattaaaaaaaaaattactataaattttattttattatttctcctactttttatcacctttcatattttaatttaactttattaaccaatttaattagagtagtttctTAATCTTTGTGTCCTAAATATTGCTTCACCTTAAAAGGTCATGGGGAGTACTGCTAATATACactcattattaaaataaaataattccaaaaattattactctttTAATCCACtactgataaaataattaatataacactaatattattaataatactcatgttaatattattattttatttcgtaACTTTATtctaaatatgtaaataattattgacattataaattcaaaaaactatttaaatattgattaatttattcaaagtATGCATTTTCTTtcctaatttataaaataataatttcagtatgaatttaattacatGGATGCTCAGATAATATGCGTAGTgtgtaatatttcaataaattggagttgtttcttttataccattttttaattttttaatcctaattaacaaatattaaaatgaaatgatcaaataaaagatgactaaatattttaatactatagtTACTTTGAGGCTCATCCTAGATATAACTTGGCACCCAAATTATATCCTCTTTATAAAAATTGCCCTGATCTATTAcgtgaaacaaaattaaaaatattaaatatattgcaACGAAAAGGGTTTCTAAACTTAGAGGCTCAACTAGTAAGACCTCTCCGCTTCCATTCGTTCGATAACTCGCCGCGCCTCCTCTTCCGTCGCAGGTACAACGTTCCGAATCTTGTGGCCGTTTCTCAGCGCGTCCGAGTTCACGGTGAAGGTGAAATAGAACTTGTTGGATACCTTGAGAGAGATGGAAGGTTAGTAAAACAACTCAATTGGTAACTTAGTTGATAAAACACTTCTCGTTCTAATCAATAAATCAGGGTGGTCGAGTCACCCAACGTGTATAAGTGTGGCCGTGTGGGAGTGAATTGTAACTCAAAACAGAGATACCATAGAAATTTCCTGACCTCACTCGATCGAAGCTCGGGCCGCATAACATGCGCCACAACTTCCACGTTAATCAGAGGTTTACTCGGATTCTCGAGTTCTGTATACAGCACACAGGAATTGAAACGGAGGAAGTTCCCAACATCAACCTGCGTTTATCAAAGTAACAGCGTTAGGTTCGTCTTTCTGGGCTTTCTTCGTACCTCAGAAATGATAAACAGTGTGTTTGCACCATGCACGATGGTTTCAGAAAGGCAACGTGTCATCGACTTACtggtttaaaaaaatctacatGATCGACTTCCTGAAAGCAAGGCGCACTTCCTGCAAAGGCATAAGCAGTCGCAAAGGCAAGCTCCAGAGCTCGCCTCATCAAAAACCCCCCAAATATTCGCCCGTGAATGTTCCTTTGCTGCGGCTGGCACATCAGTGAGTTCTGAAGGCAGGTATCCTTGATGAGAATACTATCTTGGGCGGCCAAAGCCGGCATATCACAAAAAATCCGACCCTCGGATAGCATTTCATTAAGCTTGTCCATATCCCTGTCATTGATTTCTTTCTTCTGTTCGcctttcctcttcttcctcaattTGTTCCTCTCTTCTGCTTCTTTCCAAActtctttctccttctctGATTCCGGAGTGATCTGGTTAATCACCGCCGATTTTCCGGTCTCGGAGTCACGAGCCACAAATGTGAAGTTAGCCGTAAGGGCAACCGCATCCAAGGGATCCGATGTTTCTGCAGAAGTACGAAAAATGTGAAAGACAGCGCAAAATGATACGGAGAAAATTTCAGTTCCTACAAATTGTCAGTTAGTTCGATTTTTCGGGAATGGAACAGAATGCTCACTTACAAGGTGGAAAAAACAATAACATGGTTATGGTATCAAATGTACCTTCAGAAGACTGAATCACTTCTAATTGGATCTCCATGGACGAACGGCCGACCCAAGTAACAGCCCCAGCTATCGTTAGATCAGTGTCTACCTTAATAGGTTTTCTCAGGACCATCTTGTCGACGGATGCTGTGACTAATATCAGGGGCCTAGTGGAGCTATCTTCGCCGGAGCAGTGCTGGAGCATCCAGGAAATCAGAAAGGATTCTAACGAAAATAAGAGAAGCGGGTAATTACAAAAGCAATGCCATGCTTCGAAATAAACAAAGGATCTCCTACAAGGAGAGAATAGATACACCCTGTATCCTCAAATAAATGCCCCTACCCGTAGAAACACAGATGTCAATGAGTGGGTAGTTGTATGCTTTGGTACCCCTGATTATAGTACGAAGAACTGAATGTAGAGAAATTGGTAATGATTATAAGAGTAAAGTGGGAATGTTATTACCACGATGTTCAGAAATAGGACACAAATTCGAAGATCAACTTCATTTAttcagggacagagggagtataatctAAATGAGATAAATCATATACACAACTAGGAAGCTGCTATAATATTTCTAGACGAGCAAGAGAAGAGCGACTCAAGAAGAAGACATATTGGGTGGTAATAGCCGACTTGCTGATTTGAGCAACATGGGCGTTTCCTTAAACTCCATGGCACGAATGCCATGGTCAATCCTACGATCTCGTATCCTTTTTACCTCCAAGAAATTTGTAATGATTATAAAGgtcaaattttgaagttttgCATCAGTTTACCATGAAAATCTGAAACATGACACTTAGAGATAAATTTCATTTCCAAACAGGACACTTATTTAGGGACAAGGGAGTATaatctaaacaaaatatagGTAACAAGCAAAGCTCCGATTTTCCAAACGAGCAAGAAAATAGGGACTCAAGAAGCAGACGTATTGCTGAATAGGACGACACGATTCTAATTTGAGCAGTAGTGCCATTTTCCAATCCTACGACCTCACATCTTTCTAACTCCAAGAAATTTATAACGACTACAAGGGTAAAATAAGAAGTTATGCATCCTTTTTCTACACGAACATCATGGTTTGGCAGTAATCAACAATGAACACTCAACACGCGTTAATAGTAGGCCGTGTTTGATCACAGTTTCACCAAATTTAGCACTTTGTTTCGACAAATTCTCAACACCAGCGAAGCAAAGACAGAGCAGCCACTATCAGTTATTCAATTTCCAACTCTTACTTACCTAGACCACAAAATCTCAACCAAAATTTCACATCAATAGCACTGCTCAAACCACAATAGAATCGACAACAAACACGAAACCAAAATGTGCtttaaaaatcacaattcGAATTCTACAAACGCCTTTCAATCGATATACTAAGCTTTCAAAAGCTAAAATTGAAGCTGAGGCCATAAATCAAACAAGCAATACAGATGAAATCACAAATTTACAACACACAACACAGAGAAATTAAGTGCGAGAGTCGGAATTGGAAACTACCTTGAAAGATATAGTTCCAGCCAAAGCATCGAGATCTTCCAGCAATTTCCCCATTCTGATGTTATTCCATGGATTCCTATACTGCTCTCTCAGTATATAATCACTCGAAAACTTGTACAAAATACTCGTTCGACTCGCCGAGGGTTTCTTCGCGATCAATTCACTCTGAGCTGAGCCATTTTCCGACGAAATCTTCTCGTAGAATTTCGACCTTGCCTCCCACAATGCGTTTGTGACGGGCGAATGGTACATCCCCGGCCACAGACTGAGCGGTTTCCTAATCGAAGAGCCGGCGTCGATCGCCTCCGACGGCGGAGCGACGGAGGCTGCATCGGGAGCGGCAGGGTTCGATTCGGCTGATGAAATCGATCTTCGTTGAGTGGATTTGTCGAATTTCGGAACGGAATCGAGAaatttggggacggagggtcCATTTTGTAGGGTTTTGCTGCGGTTTTGTGGAATTAGGGGTGAATTGGGGGGGAATTTGGTGGGGAGATTGAAAAGGTGGGGAGGAGGTGAAGGAATTTTGGCATGATTTGCTGGTTTCAATTTGCGCAGGATGTGAGAGATTGGAGTTTTCATGGGTGCATTCAGCTGGAGATGATGAGAGAGAATCGTGGCTTTTATCAATGGATTGTGATTGGGTGATTTGTGGGATCAAGGCGCCATTGAAGGACGACTGAGCTCagttaaatttttcttttttcatttaataaaatttcaatttctaaaattttgatgaaaatcatttaccataaaaaattaaaaatgcatatagttttgaaaattatataattgaagTACCAATTTATCACTTGAATCAAGTGCAAATAATATCAAGGGCATCGTTAACCGGACTAGCCGCTAGCGGCCCGAGCAGAGGGTGTCATCGGGTGGGACATGGGGCTGGCGGTGCGGGTCAATGCGCACAGGGCAGAGCCATAAATTAAACTCAGAATGGGCAAAAATATACACAGGCAAATAATTTGAAGAATTGAAAAGGGCCATTTAAGAAGaaagtcaaataaatatttaaattaaaaaaaaatcagtataAATACTTTTTGAGGAGCAAATGCCTTATAATAGGCGGTAAAGATCACCTACTCCACTAATcataattcattcatattccacactcacaacaaaataaaatagatccatcaaaatttattaaaattgttcATATTTATAAGAATATTTTATCTTGTTGTGAATGTGGAGTAGAAATGGAATATGATTAGTGGACTAGGTGatccttagagcatccacaatagggtGGACACTTTGGCTGGACacttttatgttttttgtctatagccaatttttatttgtacacggacaaaaaaaaaaattttcgcagcaatagtggacactttttttagccacatttcactttattttatttgtatattttaattcaaatgcaattaaaattatcggacAATCTATCAAGAATTTactttcaattcaaattttctatccaaatttaaaaatctagaatttacTTTGAATTCATTTATTCTCTCATTCCTTGTgtaattctttttaatttttatatttttaataaagtaatttagTGAGTTATATTGTTATGTATTTCTATATTAtagattaattagtaatttaaaaaagagGTATGTGTTATAGCAATTGTGGTATCAATGAACTAAAgatgattaataatttgatcGAAGCTAAAAGTACGACAAAAGACACACATTATGGATGCCTAAATATGGAAATTGCTTTTGATCGAATCACGGTTTCCTACAAAATTTTATCA is a window from the Salvia hispanica cultivar TCC Black 2014 chromosome 1, UniMelb_Shisp_WGS_1.0, whole genome shotgun sequence genome containing:
- the LOC125206110 gene encoding acyl-coenzyme A thioesterase 2, chloroplastic-like isoform X1; translation: MKTPISHILRKLKPANHAKIPSPPPHLFNLPTKFPPNSPLIPQNRSKTLQNGPSVPKFLDSVPKFDKSTQRRSISSAESNPAAPDAASVAPPSEAIDAGSSIRKPLSLWPGMYHSPVTNALWEARSKFYEKISSENGSAQSELIAKKPSASRTSILYKFSSDYILREQYRNPWNNIRMGKLLEDLDALAGTISFKHCSGEDSSTRPLILVTASVDKMVLRKPIKVDTDLTIAGAVTWVGRSSMEIQLEVIQSSEETSDPLDAVALTANFTFVARDSETGKSAVINQITPESEKEKEVWKEAEERNKLRKKRKGEQKKEINDRDMDKLNEMLSEGRIFCDMPALAAQDSILIKDTCLQNSLMCQPQQRNIHGRIFGGFLMRRALELAFATAYAFAGSAPCFQEVDHVDFFKPVDVGNFLRFNSCVLYTELENPSKPLINVEVVAHVMRPELRSSEVSNKFYFTFTVNSDALRNGHKIRNVVPATEEEARRVIERMEAERSY
- the LOC125206110 gene encoding acyl-coenzyme A thioesterase 4, mitochondrial-like isoform X2 yields the protein MLQHCSGEDSSTRPLILVTASVDKMVLRKPIKVDTDLTIAGAVTWVGRSSMEIQLEVIQSSEETSDPLDAVALTANFTFVARDSETGKSAVINQITPESEKEKEVWKEAEERNKLRKKRKGEQKKEINDRDMDKLNEMLSEGRIFCDMPALAAQDSILIKDTCLQNSLMCQPQQRNIHGRIFGGFLMRRALELAFATAYAFAGSAPCFQEVDHVDFFKPVDVGNFLRFNSCVLYTELENPSKPLINVEVVAHVMRPELRSSEVSNKFYFTFTVNSDALRNGHKIRNVVPATEEEARRVIERMEAERSY